The sequence TCCACCGTCCGCGAGGACTACAAGGACGCCCCACGCTGCCGCAACACCCTGTGGGCGACGGGCGCGAGCCGCAACTACGAGGACACGGACCACGAGGCCGTACGGGAGTTCCGCGACGGCACGAAGTCCCTGAAGACCCGCTCGCAGTGGCAGGTGGAGGGCTGGGCCGCCGCGATGTGGTTCACGGACGCGGCCCGGTCCTGCGCCGAAACGGGCGTCACGCGCGCGTGCGTCGACCGCTTCATGGCGGACGGGAAGCCGTACACCGCCGACGGCCTGCTGCTGCCGGTCCGCTTCGAGCACCTGCCCGAGCCGCCGAGGACGCGCAGGACCTGCCTGTCGGTGGCCCGCTGGGAGGACGCCCGGGGATGGGTGAGCCAGGGGGACATGAACAGCCAGTGCTACGACGTCCCGCAACTCTCCTACAAGCCCTGATGCACAGGAGCGCGAAAAGGTTCCCCCATCTGGCTACCGATGGCGCAACTGTTCGGGAACAGAGTGATAAGGAAGCCCAACCATCCCGTCAGTACCCCGGTCTAACCCTCTGGTAGCTGGATGAGCCGGAGATACGGGGACGCATGCAGATTTCTTTCCTTATACACAACGCCTACGGAATCGGTGGGACGATCCGGACGACGTACAACCTTGCGAACACCCTTGCCGAGCAGCACGACGTCGAGATCGTCTCCGTTCTCCGTCACCGTGAGGAGCCGGTCTTCGCACGGAACCCCCGCGTGCGCCTGCGCCACCTCGTCGACCTCCGCAAGGGACGCCCCGGATACGAGGGCGACGACCCCGAGCATCTGAGGCCGGCCCGGGTCTTCCCGAAAGGAGAGCTCCGCTACGACCAGTACAGCGCCCTGACCGACCGCCGTATCGCCGAGCACCTCTCCACGGTCGACGCCGACGTCGTGGTCGGGACCCGCCCCGGCCTGAACGTGCATCTGGCCCGCGAGACCAGGCGCGGCCCGGCCCGCGTCGGCCAGGAGCACCTCACCCTCGACAGCCACTCCGTCGGGCTGCGCACGGAACTGCGCGGCGCCTACCCCCGGCTCGACGCGGTCGCCACGACCACGGAGGCGGACGCCACCGCGTACCGCACGAAGATGCGACTGCCCGGCGTCCATGTCGAGGCCGTGCCCAACTCGGTGCCCGCGCCCGGCATAGAGCCCGCCGACGGCACCGGCAAATGGGTCGTCGCGGCCGGCCGGCTCGCCCCGGTCAAGCGGTACGACCTGCTGATCAAGGCCTTCGACCTGGTGCGCGCCCAGCGGCCCGACTGGCGCCTGAGGATCTACGGCAGCGGAAAGCAGAAGGACAAGCTGCGTCACCTCATCGACGAACTCGGCCTCTACAACCACGTATTACTGATGGGCGCGGCCAACCCCATCGAGCCCGAGTGGGCCAAGGGCTCCATCGCCGCCGTCACCTCCAGCCTCGAATCCTTCGGCATGACCATCGTCGAGGCCATGCGCTGCGGCCTGCCCGTCGTCTCCACCGACTGCCCGCACGGCCCGGGGGAGATCATCGACAACGGTGTCGACGGACGCCTCGTGCAGGTCGGGAACGTCGAGGCCATCGCAGGGGGCCTGCTCGAACTCATCAACGACGACGCGCTGCGCCGGCAGATGGCGGACGCGGCGCTCAAGGACTCCGAGCGCTTCGACCCGGCACGGATCGCCGAGCGCTACGAATCGATCTTCAGCGGTCTCGTCTCGCGCGGCGGCACCTCGAGGATCGGCCGGGTGCGCGGCTCACTGCACCGCACCCGAGGAGCCCTGCTCGGCAGCGCGTACGCCGTTCGGGACGCCGGACTGACCGTATTCGGGAAGGAGCGTTCCGCATGATGACGCTGGCTCCGCAGGCCGCGCAGCTGCCCACCGACGAGGACGACGCCATGTCTTTGCGCGCCGACTGCATCGCCGACTCCGCGGGCGGACTCACCTTCGACATGGCCGAGACCGCCGAGGCGGGTGACACCCACCTCGTACTGCGGCACCGCGACGGCCTCCAGGAGGTCCGGCTGCCGCTCGCCCCGTCCGCCGACGGCCGGCTGCGCGCCGCGCTGCCCAGCAGCGTCGAACTGCCCGAGGGCCGCTGGGACGCCTTCGCGCAGACCGGCGACGGCGAACCGGAGCGCCTGACACCCGGCCTCAACGACCTGCGCTCACTCGTCGACCGGGTACCGAGCGGCGCCCGCGGTCATGTCGCCGTCCGCATCCCGTACGCGACCAAGCACGGCAACCTCTCCGTCCGCAGCTGGCTGCGCGCCCCGCACGCGGAGGCCGGCGAACTGCACATAGGGGAGGGCGAACTGGGCGTCCACGGCCAGGTGTACGGGGTCGCGCTCACCCCCGACGCGTACGCCGAGCTGGCCGGCCGCGAGGGGACGGAACCCGCGCCGAGGGCCGAGATCCACCGGGACCAGGCACTGTTCCGCTTCACCGTGGCCTACACCGAACTGCCCGAGGGGGTGTGGGACCTGTGGCTGCGCCCGGCGGGGGTGACCGGGCCACGGGTACGGATCGCGCGGCTGCTCGACGACATCGCCGACAAGAAGCCCATCTTCACGTACCCGAAGGTCACACTGGACACGGAGTTCGGCCCGGTGACGGCGGGCCCGTACTACACGAGCGACAACAACCTCTCCGTGACGGTCACGCCGGTGACCGCCTAGGGGCAGTGCCCCGAAGGGGCGGGGAACTGCGCGGCCGGCCACGACGCACCCGCAGACACCTCACCCGCAGACACCTCGCCGGGCTTCCGGCGGAGAGCCTTGCGGACAGCCGCTGTCCGCAAGCCCTGAAAGACTCGGCGCATGCTGGAAACCTCGGCAAGACTCCTGCGCCTCCTCTCGCTGCTGCAAGCGCACCGCGACTGGTCGGGCCCCGACCTGGCGAGCCGCCTCGGCGTCACCCCGCGCACGGTCCGCCGGGACGTCGACCGACTGCGGGAGCTCGGCTACCCCGTGCACGCCAGCCCCGGCACGGGCGGCGGCTACCAGCTGGGCGTGGGGGCCGAACTGCCCCCGCTGCTCCTCGACGACGACGAGGCCGTCGCCGTGGCCGTCGGCCTGCGCACCGCCGCGGGACAGGGCATCGAGGGCATCGGCGAGACCTCCGTACGCGCCCTCGCCAAGCTCGAACAGGTGCTGCCGCACCGGCTGCGCCGCCGGGTCGGGGCCCTGAACGCCTTCACCGTGCCGATGCTGCGCGGCCCTCGGCCCTCCGCCGTCGACCCGGCCGTCCTCACCGAACTCGCGGCCGCCTGCCGCGACTCGGAGCGGCTGCGCTTCGAGTACCGGAACCACGAGGGCGCCCCGACCCGCCGCACGGTCGAACCGCACCGGCTGGTGTGCACCGAGCACCGCTGGTACCTGGTCGCCTGGGACGTGGACCGCGGCGACTGGCGGACGTTCCGGGTCGACCGGGTCACCCCCAGGCCGCCGCACGGGCCGCGCTTCACTCCTCGCGAGTCACCGGCCGAGGACCTCGCCGCGTACGTCTCCAAGGGGGTCTCCACGCGCGCGTACGCCTCGCACGCCGTCGTCCGCCTTCATGTGCCCCTGGAGGAGGCGGCCGAGCGCGTCACACCCTCCGCCGGGACCCTGGAGGCCGAGGGCCCGGACAGCTGTGTGCTGCGCACCGGCGCCGCGAGCCTCGACGTGATGGTCATTCACGTCATGCTGATGGGCCTCCCCTTCGAGGTGCTGGAGCCCGTGGAGCTCATCGCGGCGATCAGTACTGCTCGGGACCGGCTTTCGGACGCTCTTGACCGAAGCGGATCTGCGGGCTCTCCTCCTGGCCGGAGCGGGTCTGGGGCGGCGTGATCGCCGCGAACCGCGGATGATGCAGGTCGAACGCCGGCGACTCGGAACGGATCCGGGGCAGCGTGGCGAAGTTGTGCCGCGGCGGCGGGCACGAGGTCGCCCACTCCAGCGAGCGGCCGAAGCCCCAGGGGTCGTCGGCGTCGACCTTCTCGCCGTACTTGGCCGTCTTCCAGACGTTGTAGAGGAACGGCAGCGTCGACATGCCCAGCAGGAACGCGCCGATCGACGAGATGGTGTTGAGCGCGGTGAACCCGTCGGCCGCCAGATAGTCGGCGTAGCGGCGCGGCATGCCCTCCGCGCCCAGCCAGTGCTGCACCAGGAACGTGGTGTGGAAGCCGACGAAGAGCGTCCAGAAGTGGAGCTTGCCGAGGCGTTCGTCGAGCATCTTCCCGGTGAACTTGGGCCACCAGAAGTAGAAGCCGCCGAAGGTCGCGAAGACGACGGTGCCGAACACCACGTAGTGGAAGTGCGCCACCACGAAGTACGTGTCCGTGACGTGGAAGTCCAGCGGCGGCGAGGCCAGGATCACCCCGGTCAGACCGCCGAACAGGAACGACACCAGGAAGCCGGTCGCCCACAGCATGGGGGTCTCGAAGGAGAGGGACCCCTTGAGCATCGTGCCGGTCCAGTTGAAGAACTTCACACCCGTGGGCACCGCGATCAGGAACGACACGAACGAGAAGAACGGCAGCAGCACCGCGCCCGTCGCGAACATGTGATGGGCCCACACGACCACGGACAGACCGGTGATGGCCATCGTGGCGCCGACCAGCGTCAGATAGCCGAAGATCGGCTTCCGGCTGAAGACCGGGATGATCTCCGTGATGATCCCGAAGAACGGCAGCGCGATGATGTAGACCTCGGGATGCCCGAAGAACCAGAACAGGTGCTGCCACAGCAGCGCCCCGCCGTTGGCCGAGGCGAAGACCTGCGAGCCGAACCGCCGGTCCGCCTCAAGGACCAGGAGGGCCGCGGCGAGCACCGGGAACGCCAGCAGGATCAGGATCGACGTGAACAGCGTGTTCCAGGTGAAGATCGGCATCCGGAACATCGTCATGCCGGGCGCGCGCATCCCGATGATGGTCGTCAGGAAGTTCACCGCGCCGAGGATCGTGCCGAAGCCGGCCAGCGCGAGCCCCATGATCCACATGTCGGCGCCGATACCGGGCGAGCGTTCCATGCTGTTCAGCGGCGCGTACGCGAACCACCCGAAGTTCGCGGGCCCCTGGGGCACCAGCAGGGATCCCAGCACGATCAGCCCACCGAAGAGGAACAGCCAGTACGACAGCATGTTCAGCCGGGGGAAGGCCACGTCGGGCGCGCCGATCTGCAGCGGCATGATCTCGTTGGCGAAACCGGCGAAGGTCGGCGTCGCGAAGAGCAGCAGCATGATCGTGCCGTGCATCGTGAACATCTGGTTGAACGTGTTGTTGTCGATGATCTGCGTACCCGGCCGCGCCAGCTCGGCCCGCATCAGCAGCGCCATCAGACCGCCGACCAGGAAGAAGGCGAACGAGGTGATCAGATAGAGGTGGCCGATCTTCTTGTGGTCGGTCGTGGTCAGCCAGTCCACCACCAGCCGCCCCGGCCGCTTCACCGGTACGGGCCGTACCGCCGCCTGCGCGGTGTCCGTCCCCATCGCCGCCCCCTCGCTCGTCGCGTCCCGGGCCTCCTGAAGCTCACGCCATGATGCTCGCGGGGCACCGCGCTCCGACAGGGGGCGTACACGGGTTCTGTGCTTGAACCATGTATTTACTGTGGCGGGCCAACTTCCTTGCGGCGCCACGGAATCGGAATGGAATAGCGGGGAAACGGGCTCGGCGACCGGCTTTCGGCCGGGGTATTCGAGGCCGCTTCGGCGATAGTCCGGCGCGGTTCAGAATTCCGTTCGAGGGCGGGCGGAAAACGTCCGGAACCGCCCGTTCGTGTGACGGCTCGACGCGCAGCGGATGATGTCGGCGCGGCCAAAACGAGTGTCGATGTCCTGTGACAGAAGCGTGACCGGAGAGGGACCGGTGACGGATGGTGGCGGGGTCGGGGTTCCCCGTCCGTACTGCGGCGCCTAACGTGGCGTCATGGCACCGATTCCCACTCCTCCCGCAGAGCCCTCCGACACTCCGGACGCGTACGTCGGCCTGGAGGTCGGCGGCGCCGAGCGGCAGGCTCGTGCGCGCGGCTGGTCCGCCGTGCGGTCGTTGCCGCCGGGCGCGATCATCACGATGGAGTATCGCGTGGGGCGGCTGAACTTCGAGGTCACGGACGGTCGGGTGACGCGCTGCTGGAAGGGGTGACGCTCTCCGCTGCGGGTCTCGTACCGGCCTCGTGCGGGCCGGTGGGGCTCGCCGCGCCGTTCCCCGCGCCCCTTAAAAGATTGCGCCGTTCCCCGCGCCCCTTGGGGGCTGGGGTGGGCGTGCGTTTGTGGCTTCGGGCCGGTGGGGGCTGAGCGCGCCGTTCCTCGCGCCCCTCAAAGCGGGGCTGCGCCCCAGCTTTGCCCCTTCAGGGGCGCGAGGTGCCGGGCGTGGGGTGTGCGTACCGGCCCGGCCGAACTGCTGCCGCTCAGCCACCCGCCAGGGGCCGCGCCGAGGCGGTGCCACGTGTCACTCGGTCCGACTGCGGTGGTCTGCGGCTGCCGAGAGGCGTCACCGGGGTGCGCTCCGAGCGGCTCAGGTGCGGGCCGGGGGCCAGGTAACCGGGCGCCCGCGCCGGCCGGGAGGCGGCCACGGGCTCACGCACCACCGGCTCCTGCTCACCGGCCGCCGGCTTGCCGATCGGGGCGAGCGCCGCGGGAGCGGGAACCTCCGCCGGTCCGGCCGGAGCCGCACCGCGGCGACGGTCGCGCCAGGCGTCGCGCAGATCGAAGATGCCGGACTCCGCACGCGCGATCAGCGGCTCGCACCAGGGCAGCGCCAGCAGGATCAGCAGTCCCGCCGCCCAGCCGAGCACGACATCGCTCAGCCAGTGCGTACCCAGGTACACGGTGGTCAGGCCGACGCCGAGGGAGACCACGGCGGAGAAGGCCGACAGCCAGCGGCGAGCGCGCGGCGTCGAGGCCAGATAAGCGAGGATGCCCCAGGTCACGACGGCGTTGGCGGTGTGGCCGGAAGGGAATATGTCACCGCCCAGCCACATCTCGTTCGAGCCGACACCGGTCGCGTAGTGCGGACCGAGGCGGCCCATGCTGATCTTGGCGGCGCCGACCGTGATGTTGAGCAGCAGCAGCGAGGCGCCCAGCGTGAGCAGCGGCCGCAGGGTGTGCTGCCGCCAGGAGCGCCAGCCCAGCCAGGCCGCGATCATCACAGCCGTGGGACCCCGCTGGCCCAGGACCACGTAGTAGTCGAGGAACGCGTGGATCTCCGGCCACTGCTGGTAGGGCCGGAAGAACATGACCTGCCAGTCGAGCCGGACCAGCCAGGAGGTGATCACGACGGCCCACACGATGGCCGCGTAGAAGGCGAGCGTGGACGCGAAGAGGACCACCCGGTGCCGGCTCATCCTGGGCACGTCGATGTGGGCCGGTCGTTCCGGCTCACGGTCCAGCCGGGCGAAGACCCGGTCCAGACGAGTCAGCTTTCGTTCGGTACGCACCCAATCGACGTTACAGCGAGTGAGGTGTGTTCCAGGCCGAAGCACCGTCTTTGTGATGACGATGTGATGTGGGATTGCTCTCAGAAGGGGGTTTATCGCCGTGGATTATGGAATCCCCCGTCCGCTCTTCCTTCAATTCGATTGATCATTTCGGAGCGGAGTTTTATGGCGCTTTCGAATTCGTTCACCGAATGCTCGCGTGCTCTTCTCCGGGCGCTCACCGGCGACCGTGAGTGATCACGGCGGACCGGAGCCGTTCAGCCAGAAGGCGCCGTACGCCGCCGACGCCACGGCCACCGTGCCCAGCACCCACGCCGACCTGGCCGTTCGCAGCCTCGCGAGGGCCAGTGCGAGGGGCAGGAGGAGGGGGAAGGCGGGCAGCAGAAGGCGTGGCTTCGAGCCGAAATAGCTCGACGCGCACAGCGCGAGGGCGGTGACCACCCCCGCGTACACCAGGAGCGGCAACGGCTGCCGCTGCCGTACGCAGGTCACGTACAGCCGGATCAGCAGGGCGACCCCGGCGATCAGCGCCAGGCCGGCCAGGGCCGACGGGAACGAGGTGAACTTGTCGGCGACGAACCGGGCGAACGCGTAGCCGCCGTCGAAGCCGTTGCGCCAGCCCGCCTGGACGTCGAGGTAGCCCAGCGGGCCCTTGCCCGTGTGACGGCCGACCCACAGGACGTACCCGGCCGCTCCGAGGGGCGCGATCAGGATCGCCAGGGCGCGCCGCCATCTCGGTGCGCCACCCGGGGACGGAGCGCTCCGCTCCCCCGCGAAAGAGGCGATGGCCGTCACCCACACGGCCGCAACGACCGCCGCGCCCACCGGACGGGTCAGGCCGGCCAGCGAGGCGAGCAGACCCGCGGTCAGCCAGCGGCCGGTCAGGACCGCGTACAGCGACCAGGCCGCGAGCGCCGTGAACAGCGACTCGCTGTACGCCATCGACTGCACGATCCCGACGGGCAGGACCGCCCACAGCAGCACGGCACAGATCCCGGCCCGCCGGCCGTACACGTGGTCCGCGACCGCGAAGATCCCCCAGGCCGCGGCGAGCGAGGCGACCGTGCTGACCAGCAGGCCCGCGTCCGCGTAGGAGAGAGGGGACACCGCCGACACCGCCCGCTCCAGCCACGGCAGCAGGGGGAAGAAGGCGAGGTTCGAGTGCACGTCGCCGTTCGGCAGCCGCACCTCGTAGCCGTAGCCCAGCTCGGCGACCCGGGTGTACCAGAGGGAGTCCCAGCGGGCCGAGAGCAGTTGCTGCGCGCTCTTGTCCCTGGTGGCGCTCCACACCGCGAGCGCCACCAGGCCCAGCGCGCGCACCGCCGCGTACCCGAGGAGCGCGGGCGCGGCGCGGCGCCAGGACGGCCCCGGACGGGGCGGCGCGACGGTCTCAAGATCGGTCACGGGCTCGATTATCGAGGGCGCCCGCAACCGCGTACCCCGGCGGGGGCGTGCTCGGACACGGGGGAGCGTGGTGCACGCCACACGTGTCCCAGGAGAACGTGAGAGGTCCGCCACCCGACGCCGGAGGGAACTCGCGTACTCTGACGTCTCACTCGCCTTTGTTGCGTGGGCCGGGACACCGCTCCTCCCGAGCCGCAGCCGCAGGGAGTCCCCACCCAGCGGATCGCCGAACGCGAGGGAACATCTGGGAGGTACGTACATGTCCGGGACGACCACGGCCGCCGCGCGTCGCCGTCGGGAGACCGGGGCCGGTGCAAACCGCTGGGTCGTCCTTGTGGTGCTGTGCGTCAGCCTGCTCCTGGTCGCCGTCGACGCCACCGTGCTCCACGTCGCCGTGCCCGCCGTCACCGAGGACCTCACGCCCGGCGCGATAGAGCTGCTCTGGATCGTCGACGTCTACCCGCTCGTCTGCGCCTCGCTGCTGATCCTCTTCGGCACCCTGGGCGACCGGGTCGGCCGCAGACGGGTCCTCCTCCTCGGATACGCCCTCTTCGGCGTCGCATCCGCTGTCGCGGCCCTCGCCGACAGCGCGGAGGTGCTGATCGCGGCCCGCGCCCTGCTCGGCGTCGGCGGCGCGATGATCATGCCCGCGACGCTGTCCATCCTTCGGCAGGTCTTCCCCGCCCGGCGCGAGCGGGCGCTCGCCATCGGCGTCTGGAGCGCCGTCGCCGCGGTGGGCGCGGCCGTCGGACCGCTCCTCGGCGGGTTCCTCCTGGAGCACTTCTGGTGGGGCTCGGTCTTCCTCATCAACATCCCGCTGATGCTCGTCAGCCTGCCCGTCGGGCGGCTGCTGCTGCCCGAGTCGAAGGGCGAGCGCGACGGGCCGTGGGACGTCGTCGGCGCGCTGATGGCCGCGGCCGGCCTCTTCGGCGTCGTCCTCGGAGTGAAGCGGCTCGGCGGCGGAGAGGACCCGCTGAGCGTTTTCACGGCGGTGCCGCTGATGGCGGGAGCCGGACTGCTCGTCGCCTTCGTACGGCGGCAGCGGCGGCGCCGGCATCCGCTGGTCGATCTGCGGATGTTCTCGCGGCCCGCCTTCAGCACCTCCGTCGGCTGCATCGTGCTGGCGATGCTCGCCCTGGTCGGGCTCGAACTGATCGCCGCGCAGTATCTCCAGCTCGTGCTGGAGCTCTCCCCGCTGGAGACCGGGCTGCGGCTGCTGCCGCTCACCGTCGCCGCGATGACCGCGGGACTGGTCGGGGCGAAGATGCTGCAGCGCTTCGGGCCGCGCACCATGGTCTGCTCCGGTTTCTGTCTCACCGCCGCCGCGGTCGTCACCCTGACGGCGATGGGTACCGAGGACAACGCTCCGCTGCTGCTGACCGGGTTCGTGATGCTCGGCTTCGGCCTTGAGGTGACGCTTTTCGGGGCGTACGAGTCGATGCTGAGCGAGGCACCGCAGGAACAGGCCGGCGGGGCGGCGGCGATCGGCGAGACGTCGTACCAGCTCGGGGCGGGGATCGGGATCGCGCTCCTCGGGAGCGTGATGAACGCGGCGTATGCGCCCGGGCTCGCGTCCGTTCACGGGGTTCCGCCGGGGGACGCCGCCGCGGCGGGGCATTCGCTGGGGGAGGCCTACGAGGTCGCCGCGCGGCTCGGCGGGGGGTCGGGGGAGGCGCTTCGGGTGGCGGCTCGGCACGCGTTCGTGCACGGGCTGCATGTGACGCTGCTGGTGAGTGCGGGGCTGTTGTTGCTGGGGGCGGTGATGGCGCTTCGGCTGCCCCGGGCGATGGAGTGCGCGGAGCCCTCGCCTTCCCGGGCGGGGGTGCCGGGGCCCCGGGAGGCGTCCGGGGCGCCCGTGCGGGTCGGTGGCGGCTGAGGCCGGGAACTTTCCCGACCACACCGCCCGTGCGGGGGCTTTCCCCGTGCGGGTTTCCCGTGGCGCTTCCCGCCCGTCGGCGCCTGCGGGTCCGTGCCCCGTGAGGTGAGCCTGGACGTGCGTCATGCTGCGTCGTAACGTCAAGGACCGTCAGTAGTTACCACTGCTAGTTTTACGCGCCGGAGGTCCCCATGTCCTCTTCCCCTTCCCCTTCCTCGAAGTTGCCGCCGTTCGACCCCAGTGATCCGCTCGGTGTCGACGATCTGCTGAGTGCGGAGGATCTGGCGGTCCGTGACACCGTGCGCGCCTGGGCGGCCGACCGGGTGCTGCCTTATGTCGCCGAGTGGTACGAGAACGGAGAGCTGCCGGGGATCCGGGAGCTGGCACGGGAGTTGGGCGGCCTCGGCGCTCTCGGGATGTCGCTCGACGGATACGGGTGTGCCGGAGCCTCCGCCGTGCAGTACGGACTCGCCTGTCTGGAGCTGGAGGCCGCCGACTCCGGGATCCGCTCGCTCGTCTCCGTGCAGGGCTCGCTCGCGATGTACGCGATCCACCGGTTCGGCAGCCAGGAGCAGAAGCAGACCTGGCTGCCGCGGATGGCCGCCGGCGAGGTCATCGGCTGCTTCGGACTGACCGAGCCCGACCACGGGTCCGACCCCGCGGGCATGCGCACGTACGCCAAGCGGGACGGCGGGGACTGGGTCCTCACCGGACGCAAGATGTGGATCACCAACGGGTCCGTGGCGGGGGTCGCCGTCGTGTGGGCGCGGACCGACGACGGGATCCGCGGCTTCGTCGTGCCCACCGACAGCCCCGGCTTCTCCGCGCCGGAGATCAAGCACAAGTGGTCACTGCGGGCGTCGGTCACCAGTGAGCTGGTGCTCGACGAGGTGCGGCTGCCCGCCGACGCCGTACTGCCCGAGGTCACCGGGCTCAAGGGCCCGCTCAGCTGTCTCTCCCACGCCCGGTACGGGATCGTGTGGGGCGCGATGGGCGCCGCACGGGCGAGTTTCGAGGCGGCGGTGGAGTACGCGAAGACGCGTGAACAGTTCGGGCGGCCCATCGGCGGATTCCAGCTCACCCAGGCCAAGCTCGCCGACATGACGGTCGAACTGCACAAGGGGATCCTGCTGGCCCACCACCTGGGCCGGCGGATGGACGCGGGACGGCTCCGTCCCGAGCAGGTCAGCTTCGGCAAGCTCAACAACGTGCGGGAGGCGATCGACATCTGCCGTACGGCACGGACGATCCTCGGCGCCAACGGGATCTCGCTCGAATACCCCGTGATGCGCCACGCGACGAACCTCGAATCGGTGCTGACCTACGAGGGCACCGTCGAGATGCACCAGCTGGTACTGGGCAAGGCGCTCACCGGTCTCGACGCGTTCCGGTAGGAATCCGGTGGGGATCCCGCGGGAATCCCTTCGGAACTTCCCACCGCGGCGCCGAGAGGCGGGTCCGGTGAGCGGGCCTTGCCTCAGCTCTGGTTGAAGAAGCCGTCCACACGACGGGCGGCGGGTTCCCCGCTGACGATCTCGGTATCGGCGGGGGTCAGCAGGAAAACCCGGTTCGACACGCGCTCGATGGAGCCGCGCAGGCCGAAGATCAGGCCGGCCGCGAAGTCGACGACGCGCTTGGCGTCGGCGGCCTCCATGGCCGTGAGGTTCATGATGACGGGCACGCCGTCGCGGAACAGCTCACCGATGCCACGGGCGTCCCGGAAGCTGTCCGGGGTGACCGTGCCGATCCGTCGGCCCTTCTCCTCGGCGGCTTCCGATGCCACCTTGACCCGAGGATCCGTGACCCAGACCTCACGGCTCCCGGTCTCGGATCCCTCGGCGTAGTCGTCGTCGTAGTAACGCTCGTCATCGTTGTCGTCGACGAGGCCAAGCCAGGCACTCGCCTTGCGCACCGATCCCATGGACGCCTCCTCTCACAGCGGTATTTCTTCTTTCCGCATCCCCATGGTCGTCCATGATGCGGATGTCGCGCCAAGGGGATAGACGCCGCGCGGGGGTTTCGTGACGGTACTGGTGCACAGCGAATTCGTCGAGAGGCCGCGTACCCCAAGGGTCGTGCGGTACACCGCTGCTGACTGTGAGTGAAATATGATTCTTCACGGCGGACGGGTGACGGCTGGAGCGTCCGGGTGAACGGAGCGCTCGATACGATGCCGCAGCTCAACGTCGTACACACCACGGGGGAACGTCGTGTTCGGAATCGTCAGGCCCTGCCGGCATCGGCTGGGAGAGAACCTCAAAACCCAATGGATGGCGCATTTGTGCGGGCTTTGTCTCGCGCTGCGCGGAGATCACGGGCAGTTCGCGCGGGTCGTCACCAACTACGACGGCCTGCTGATATCGGTTCTGACGGAGGCTCAGGCGGAACCGGAGGGGAAGTGGCGGCGTACGGCGGGCCCCTGTCCGCTGCGCGGAATGCGCGGCGCGTCCGTCGCTCAGGGTGACGGCGCACGGCTCGCGGCCGCCGTTTCACTGGTGCTCGCCTCGGCGAAGATGCGCGATCACATGGCCGACGGGGACGGACTGTTGGCGCGCCGGCCGGTGGCGCTCGCGGCGCGCCGCGTTGCCACGAACTGGGGCCGGGCGGGCGCCAGGACCGGCTCGGCCGTCGGATTCGACACCGCGGTGCTGGTCGACGCCGTGGACCGGCAGGTGGGCATCGAGACGCTCGCCGGGCCCGGCACACCGCTGCTGACCGTCACCGAACCGACCGAGACCGCTACCGCCGCGGCCTTCGCGCACACCGCGATCCTGGCCGGCCGGCCAGGCAACGCGGCGCCGCTCGCCGAGGCCGGCCGGCTCTTCGGACGGCTCGCCCACCTGCTGGACGCCGTGGAGGACCGGGAGGCCGACGCCGCCGCCGGTGCCTGGAACCCGCTCACCGCCACGGGTGCGGCCCTGCCGGAGGCCCGGCGCCTCGCCGACGACGCGCTGCACGGGATACGGCTCGCACTGCGCGATGTGGAGTTCACGGACGCGAAGCTGGCGCACGTGCTGCTCGTGCACGAGCTGCGCAACTCGGTGGACCGGGCGTTCGGTACGGCGTCCTGCTCGCACGGCGACTCGCACGACAGCTCGCACGGCAATCCGTACGCGCCGTCCGGA is a genomic window of Streptomyces sp. NBC_00414 containing:
- a CDS encoding glycosyltransferase family 4 protein, yielding MQISFLIHNAYGIGGTIRTTYNLANTLAEQHDVEIVSVLRHREEPVFARNPRVRLRHLVDLRKGRPGYEGDDPEHLRPARVFPKGELRYDQYSALTDRRIAEHLSTVDADVVVGTRPGLNVHLARETRRGPARVGQEHLTLDSHSVGLRTELRGAYPRLDAVATTTEADATAYRTKMRLPGVHVEAVPNSVPAPGIEPADGTGKWVVAAGRLAPVKRYDLLIKAFDLVRAQRPDWRLRIYGSGKQKDKLRHLIDELGLYNHVLLMGAANPIEPEWAKGSIAAVTSSLESFGMTIVEAMRCGLPVVSTDCPHGPGEIIDNGVDGRLVQVGNVEAIAGGLLELINDDALRRQMADAALKDSERFDPARIAERYESIFSGLVSRGGTSRIGRVRGSLHRTRGALLGSAYAVRDAGLTVFGKERSA
- a CDS encoding helix-turn-helix transcriptional regulator → MLETSARLLRLLSLLQAHRDWSGPDLASRLGVTPRTVRRDVDRLRELGYPVHASPGTGGGYQLGVGAELPPLLLDDDEAVAVAVGLRTAAGQGIEGIGETSVRALAKLEQVLPHRLRRRVGALNAFTVPMLRGPRPSAVDPAVLTELAAACRDSERLRFEYRNHEGAPTRRTVEPHRLVCTEHRWYLVAWDVDRGDWRTFRVDRVTPRPPHGPRFTPRESPAEDLAAYVSKGVSTRAYASHAVVRLHVPLEEAAERVTPSAGTLEAEGPDSCVLRTGAASLDVMVIHVMLMGLPFEVLEPVELIAAISTARDRLSDALDRSGSAGSPPGRSGSGAA
- the ctaD gene encoding aa3-type cytochrome oxidase subunit I, whose translation is MGTDTAQAAVRPVPVKRPGRLVVDWLTTTDHKKIGHLYLITSFAFFLVGGLMALLMRAELARPGTQIIDNNTFNQMFTMHGTIMLLLFATPTFAGFANEIMPLQIGAPDVAFPRLNMLSYWLFLFGGLIVLGSLLVPQGPANFGWFAYAPLNSMERSPGIGADMWIMGLALAGFGTILGAVNFLTTIIGMRAPGMTMFRMPIFTWNTLFTSILILLAFPVLAAALLVLEADRRFGSQVFASANGGALLWQHLFWFFGHPEVYIIALPFFGIITEIIPVFSRKPIFGYLTLVGATMAITGLSVVVWAHHMFATGAVLLPFFSFVSFLIAVPTGVKFFNWTGTMLKGSLSFETPMLWATGFLVSFLFGGLTGVILASPPLDFHVTDTYFVVAHFHYVVFGTVVFATFGGFYFWWPKFTGKMLDERLGKLHFWTLFVGFHTTFLVQHWLGAEGMPRRYADYLAADGFTALNTISSIGAFLLGMSTLPFLYNVWKTAKYGEKVDADDPWGFGRSLEWATSCPPPRHNFATLPRIRSESPAFDLHHPRFAAITPPQTRSGQEESPQIRFGQERPKAGPEQY
- a CDS encoding I78 family peptidase inhibitor; translated protein: MAPIPTPPAEPSDTPDAYVGLEVGGAERQARARGWSAVRSLPPGAIITMEYRVGRLNFEVTDGRVTRCWKG
- a CDS encoding phosphatase PAP2 family protein, producing MRTERKLTRLDRVFARLDREPERPAHIDVPRMSRHRVVLFASTLAFYAAIVWAVVITSWLVRLDWQVMFFRPYQQWPEIHAFLDYYVVLGQRGPTAVMIAAWLGWRSWRQHTLRPLLTLGASLLLLNITVGAAKISMGRLGPHYATGVGSNEMWLGGDIFPSGHTANAVVTWGILAYLASTPRARRWLSAFSAVVSLGVGLTTVYLGTHWLSDVVLGWAAGLLILLALPWCEPLIARAESGIFDLRDAWRDRRRGAAPAGPAEVPAPAALAPIGKPAAGEQEPVVREPVAASRPARAPGYLAPGPHLSRSERTPVTPLGSRRPPQSDRVTRGTASARPLAGG